One window from the genome of Mucilaginibacter ginsenosidivorans encodes:
- the accC gene encoding acetyl-CoA carboxylase biotin carboxylase subunit, with product MQKILVANRGEIALRVMRSAREMGIKTVAVYSAADRDALHVRYADEAVFIGEAPSSKSYLVGERIIEACRQTGAEGIHPGYGFLSENAAFARMVREAGLTLIGPSPEAMEVMGNKLSAKAAALKYNIPMVPGTEEAISDIPEAKKRAVEVGFPILIKAAAGGGGKGMRIVEKAEDFEEQMHLAVSEATSAFGDGSVFIERYVSSPRHIEIQVLGDTHGNIVHLFERDCSVQRRHQKVIEEAPSSVLTPGIREQMGRCAVDVARSVNYTGAGTVEFIMDDQLNFYFLEMNTRLQVEHPVTELITGIDLVKEQIKIARGEPISFKQQDLEIKGHAVELRVYAEDPANNFLPDIGTLQTYVTPKGPGVRVDDGFEQGMEIPIYYDPMIAKLTTYGKDRKEAIERMIRAIDEYQITGITTTLGFGKFVMQHEAFTSGNFDTHFVKKYFTPEVLQTGNAEEAMIAAIVMEKLLGDRSYHQNGQMMATETSAWVKNRKKLV from the coding sequence ATGCAAAAAATTTTGGTAGCCAATCGCGGCGAGATAGCTTTAAGGGTGATGCGCTCGGCTCGCGAAATGGGTATAAAAACGGTGGCTGTTTATTCTGCAGCCGACCGTGATGCGCTTCACGTCCGTTATGCCGATGAAGCGGTATTTATAGGCGAAGCGCCATCCAGCAAATCGTACCTCGTTGGCGAAAGGATCATAGAAGCGTGCCGGCAGACAGGCGCTGAAGGTATACACCCCGGTTATGGTTTCCTCTCCGAAAATGCTGCTTTTGCCCGTATGGTAAGGGAAGCAGGGCTAACGCTGATAGGCCCTTCGCCCGAGGCAATGGAGGTGATGGGTAATAAGTTATCGGCCAAGGCAGCGGCTTTGAAATATAACATCCCGATGGTACCCGGAACGGAGGAAGCGATCTCGGACATCCCCGAAGCAAAAAAGCGCGCTGTGGAGGTTGGATTTCCGATCCTCATCAAAGCAGCGGCGGGTGGCGGTGGCAAGGGCATGCGTATTGTAGAAAAAGCGGAAGATTTTGAAGAACAAATGCACCTCGCGGTATCCGAGGCTACATCGGCCTTTGGCGACGGTTCGGTGTTTATCGAACGTTATGTTTCATCGCCAAGGCATATCGAAATACAGGTGCTGGGCGATACACATGGTAATATTGTTCATTTGTTCGAACGCGATTGTTCCGTACAGCGCCGGCATCAGAAAGTAATTGAGGAAGCGCCGTCTTCGGTTTTGACGCCTGGGATACGCGAACAGATGGGACGCTGCGCCGTGGATGTGGCGCGGTCGGTTAATTATACCGGTGCGGGTACGGTCGAGTTCATTATGGACGACCAATTGAACTTTTACTTCCTGGAAATGAATACGCGTTTGCAGGTTGAGCACCCGGTAACCGAATTGATAACCGGCATCGACCTGGTGAAGGAACAAATAAAGATAGCCCGCGGTGAACCCATCAGCTTTAAGCAGCAGGACCTGGAGATAAAAGGGCATGCGGTTGAGTTACGTGTGTACGCTGAGGATCCTGCCAATAACTTTTTGCCTGACATTGGCACACTGCAAACTTATGTTACCCCCAAAGGGCCCGGTGTGCGCGTTGATGACGGCTTTGAGCAGGGGATGGAAATACCCATCTATTACGACCCGATGATTGCGAAGCTGACCACTTATGGTAAAGACCGTAAGGAGGCCATCGAAAGGATGATACGCGCTATCGACGAATACCAGATAACGGGCATTACCACGACGCTTGGTTTTGGCAAATTTGTGATGCAGCATGAGGCATTCACCTCCGGTAATTTTGATACGCACTTTGTTAAGAAATATTTTACTCCCGAAGTATTGCAAACCGGCAACGCCGAAGAAGCAATGATAGCGGCCATTGTAATGGAAAAACTACTGGGCGACCGAAGCTATCATCAAAACGGGCAAATGATGGCAACGGAAACATCGGCCTGGGTGAAGAACAGGAAGAAGCTTGTTTAA
- a CDS encoding NUDIX domain-containing protein: MAKQSAGILLFRFKNRQPEVFLIHPGGPFFRNKDEGGWSIPKGEFTDDEEALGAAKREFEEETGQALTGEFIPLDPVTQKGGKKVYAWAVEGDIDHETIVSNTFEMEWPPRSGKKQTFPEVDKAGWFDMETARVKINAAQVGLIESLMPLLDPPL, translated from the coding sequence ATGGCAAAACAAAGCGCAGGCATATTGTTGTTCCGCTTCAAAAACAGGCAGCCCGAAGTATTCCTTATACACCCCGGCGGACCATTTTTTCGAAATAAAGATGAAGGCGGTTGGTCGATACCCAAGGGAGAATTTACGGATGATGAAGAAGCGCTTGGAGCAGCCAAACGCGAATTTGAAGAGGAAACCGGGCAGGCCTTAACCGGTGAATTTATCCCACTTGATCCAGTCACCCAAAAGGGCGGTAAAAAGGTGTATGCCTGGGCAGTGGAGGGTGACATTGACCATGAAACCATCGTAAGCAATACTTTTGAAATGGAATGGCCGCCGCGGTCGGGTAAAAAGCAAACTTTCCCGGAAGTGGATAAAGCCGGCTGGTTTGATATGGAAACGGCGAGGGTGAAGATCAACGCGGCACAGGTGGGACTAATTGAAAGTCTGATGCCCCTCCTAGATCCTCCCCTGTAG
- a CDS encoding SRPBCC family protein: MAENNWTKFTVTADFNVDMRSVYTAWTTPAGLESWFLRKADFYTITGRLRESHESVLKEDTYEWYWHGFDDSAVEKGAVLEVNSIDFFKFTFSDDTIVSVSLESRNGLTILELTQENIKEEPDPSKNLFVQCQVGWTFYLANLKSILEGGIDLRNKRMDIGSNFK, from the coding sequence ATGGCCGAAAATAACTGGACAAAATTTACCGTAACAGCCGACTTCAATGTGGACATGAGAAGTGTTTACACCGCCTGGACAACCCCGGCCGGGCTGGAAAGTTGGTTTTTGCGGAAAGCCGATTTTTATACCATAACCGGCCGTCTGCGCGAATCGCACGAATCGGTGTTGAAGGAAGATACCTATGAATGGTACTGGCACGGCTTTGACGACTCTGCCGTCGAAAAAGGCGCTGTGCTGGAGGTTAATAGTATCGATTTTTTCAAATTCACCTTTTCAGACGATACCATCGTAAGCGTTTCGCTCGAAAGCCGTAACGGTCTTACGATCCTCGAGCTAACCCAGGAAAATATCAAGGAAGAACCCGATCCTTCAAAAAACCTCTTCGTACAATGCCAGGTAGGCTGGACATTTTACCTCGCCAACCTCAAATCCATCCTCGAGGGTGGCATCGACCTGCGCAATAAGCGTATGGATATTGGCAGCAATTTTAAATAG
- a CDS encoding riboflavin synthase: protein MFTGIIETLGTITNLRHEQGNLHITVESAISNELKIDQSVAHNGVCLTVVALEDGNHTVTAIEETLNKTSLGDLKAGDLVNLERCMQMNARLDGHIVQGHVDQTGVCTAFSELEGSWEYTFEYDAALGNVTVEKGSICVNGISLTVVNSKDNSFSVAIIPYTFEHTNLQQVRLGSKVNLEFDIIGKYVARLMQR, encoded by the coding sequence ATGTTTACCGGTATCATCGAAACTTTAGGAACCATCACCAACCTGCGGCACGAGCAGGGCAACCTGCACATCACGGTCGAATCCGCCATCTCCAACGAATTAAAGATCGATCAATCGGTGGCGCACAACGGCGTCTGTCTAACTGTGGTTGCTTTGGAAGATGGAAACCATACCGTAACAGCTATCGAGGAAACCCTCAATAAAACCAGCCTCGGCGACCTAAAAGCAGGCGACCTGGTAAACCTGGAACGCTGTATGCAAATGAATGCCCGGCTGGATGGGCATATCGTCCAGGGGCATGTCGACCAGACTGGGGTATGTACCGCATTTAGTGAATTGGAGGGCAGTTGGGAATATACTTTCGAATATGATGCGGCATTGGGCAATGTTACCGTCGAAAAAGGGTCGATTTGTGTAAACGGTATTAGTTTGACGGTGGTCAATTCTAAAGACAATAGTTTCTCGGTGGCCATTATCCCCTATACTTTCGAACATACTAACCTGCAGCAGGTTAGGTTAGGGTCAAAGGTCAATCTCGAGTTCGATATTATAGGCAAGTACGTAGCACGGCTGATGCAACGTTAA
- a CDS encoding tetratricopeptide repeat protein: MKSILLSTLLLILFMNTRAQDKPVDEQLVDYYQTQRYADALELLKSTYHEPVTDQKVLSSMAYASQMAGLLADAETYYQRVYDLDSANYRVLFSLGNLNLRKGNNQKAKGYFLRLLQKDSSNFILYKDLAQISIDESDSVKIMTCLEKANQLQPKDADVAGQLSGFYIGAKKYPAAEKVLDTAINADPQNIFLLQSLVKLEYAQRKWKDVIATGESLFQAGDNSPYVQNKVGEAYYFNKQYVCGIETLSAIQGIYKTEGTFYFIASCYKGLKDQAKAIEFFNRAIEAGLSPNISSYYDEIADSYTTLKKNRSALQAYQKSLQFEESPLTYYLIAGLYDTGLKNKKSALRYYRKYIASKPPEKQKKYVDYSKSRIEALSH; encoded by the coding sequence ATGAAATCTATCCTACTTTCTACGCTCCTGCTTATTCTTTTCATGAACACCCGCGCGCAGGATAAACCAGTCGATGAGCAATTGGTCGACTATTATCAGACACAACGCTACGCTGATGCATTGGAGTTGCTAAAAAGCACTTACCATGAACCGGTTACCGATCAAAAAGTACTTTCAAGCATGGCTTACGCCTCGCAGATGGCGGGGCTGCTGGCCGATGCCGAGACCTATTATCAGCGGGTGTATGATCTTGATTCGGCCAATTACAGGGTACTGTTTAGTCTTGGTAACCTGAACCTTCGAAAAGGGAACAACCAGAAAGCCAAGGGGTATTTCCTCCGCCTGCTGCAAAAGGATAGTTCCAACTTTATTCTTTATAAGGACCTGGCGCAGATCAGCATTGATGAGAGCGACAGCGTAAAGATCATGACCTGCCTCGAAAAAGCTAATCAGCTTCAGCCGAAAGACGCTGACGTGGCAGGCCAGTTAAGTGGCTTTTACATAGGCGCTAAAAAGTATCCGGCAGCCGAGAAAGTACTGGATACCGCCATAAATGCCGACCCGCAGAATATTTTCCTGTTACAAAGCCTGGTAAAACTCGAATATGCGCAACGGAAATGGAAGGATGTTATCGCCACCGGCGAAAGCCTTTTCCAGGCGGGGGACAATTCGCCCTATGTACAAAACAAGGTTGGCGAGGCTTATTATTTTAACAAACAATATGTTTGCGGCATCGAGACCTTGTCGGCTATTCAAGGGATCTACAAAACTGAGGGGACGTTCTATTTTATCGCATCGTGCTATAAAGGGTTGAAGGATCAGGCTAAAGCGATTGAGTTTTTTAACCGCGCCATTGAAGCCGGCCTTTCACCTAATATCAGCAGTTATTACGACGAAATAGCCGATAGTTATACAACATTAAAAAAGAACCGAAGCGCTTTACAAGCCTATCAAAAGTCGTTGCAGTTCGAAGAAAGCCCTTTGACCTATTACCTGATAGCAGGTTTATATGACACCGGGTTAAAGAACAAGAAAAGCGCGCTGAGATATTACAGAAAATACATCGCCTCGAAACCGCCGGAAAAACAGAAGAAATACGTTGACTACTCAAAAAGCAGGATAGAGGCTTTGAGCCATTAA
- the hscA gene encoding Fe-S protein assembly chaperone HscA, whose product MAKVSINLATGSIQKEDIIVGIDLGTTNSLVAFIDPDKNPKVINDTGKGVLVPSVVHFGPAGEITVGNEAKNYLITDPQNTVFSVKRLLGRSYHDIENYKDFFSYKVIDDDTESLVKIKVGDKFYTPIELSGLILKELKERAEHALKTPVNRAVITVPAYFNDSQRQATRDAGKLAGLDVLRIVNEPTAASLAYGIGLNPEETKTIAVYDLGGGTFDVSILQIQNGIFEVLSTNGDTFLGGDDFDHAIVDYWIEKNQLDKTELLQNRELAQELRLKAEEAKKAFAHQSLVNDKIGNIWCTLDRNTFNELIMPKVQQTIDSCRNALKDAGLTIKDIDEVVMVGGSTRTALVKKMVAEFFGREVHDDMNPDEVVALGAAIQADILAGNRTDILLLDVTPLSLGIETMGGLMDVIIPRNSKVPTKAGRQYTTSIDGQANMKIAVYQGERDLVKENRKLAEFDLKGIPAMPAGFPKVDINFLLNADGILKIQAMELRSGVKQEVEVTPTYGITDDQVEQMLMDSITHAKDDVAQRMLIEARTEGEQMIYTVERFLQKNSDYVTIAEIGDTTKLIQALKDSLTSGDKDLIHKSIDELNEFTRPFAERLMDQAISTAMKGKSIDE is encoded by the coding sequence ATGGCTAAAGTTTCCATCAACCTGGCAACGGGTTCCATACAAAAAGAAGATATTATTGTCGGCATCGACCTGGGCACCACCAATTCGCTTGTCGCCTTTATCGACCCCGATAAAAACCCCAAAGTTATTAATGATACCGGCAAAGGTGTTTTAGTGCCTTCTGTTGTCCATTTCGGCCCGGCAGGAGAAATTACTGTCGGTAACGAAGCTAAGAACTATTTAATAACCGATCCGCAGAACACCGTTTTCTCGGTAAAACGGTTGCTGGGCCGCTCCTATCACGATATTGAAAATTATAAGGATTTCTTCTCCTATAAAGTTATCGACGATGATACGGAAAGCCTTGTCAAGATCAAGGTCGGCGATAAATTTTATACGCCTATCGAACTTTCGGGCCTGATATTAAAAGAACTGAAAGAGCGTGCTGAGCATGCCCTGAAAACGCCGGTTAACCGCGCTGTTATTACTGTACCCGCGTACTTTAACGATTCGCAGCGCCAGGCTACGCGCGATGCCGGTAAATTAGCCGGGCTCGATGTATTGCGTATTGTAAATGAACCGACAGCCGCCAGTTTGGCCTATGGAATCGGGTTGAACCCAGAGGAAACAAAAACCATTGCGGTATATGATCTTGGTGGTGGCACATTCGATGTTTCCATTCTGCAAATACAAAACGGCATTTTTGAAGTGCTTTCTACCAATGGCGACACCTTTTTAGGCGGCGACGATTTCGATCATGCCATTGTAGATTACTGGATTGAAAAGAATCAACTGGATAAAACTGAACTACTCCAAAACAGGGAGTTAGCGCAGGAACTGCGATTAAAAGCCGAAGAAGCTAAAAAAGCCTTTGCTCACCAAAGCCTGGTGAATGACAAGATAGGTAACATCTGGTGTACGCTTGACCGTAATACTTTCAACGAACTGATAATGCCCAAAGTGCAGCAAACCATTGATAGCTGCCGCAATGCCCTGAAAGATGCCGGCTTAACTATTAAAGATATTGATGAAGTGGTAATGGTGGGTGGGTCGACCCGCACAGCTTTGGTGAAAAAGATGGTAGCCGAATTCTTTGGCCGTGAGGTACACGACGATATGAACCCGGATGAAGTTGTAGCTTTGGGTGCTGCCATACAAGCTGATATACTGGCCGGTAACCGGACTGACATTTTATTACTGGATGTTACCCCGCTTTCACTTGGTATTGAGACCATGGGCGGGCTGATGGATGTTATTATTCCCCGAAACTCCAAAGTGCCGACAAAGGCTGGTCGTCAATATACCACCTCGATAGATGGGCAGGCGAATATGAAAATAGCCGTATACCAGGGCGAACGCGATCTGGTAAAGGAAAATCGAAAACTGGCCGAGTTCGACCTGAAAGGCATACCGGCTATGCCGGCAGGGTTTCCTAAAGTCGATATTAATTTCCTGCTAAATGCCGATGGTATATTGAAGATACAGGCAATGGAGCTGCGGTCGGGTGTAAAGCAGGAAGTTGAAGTAACGCCGACCTACGGCATCACGGACGACCAGGTGGAGCAAATGCTGATGGATAGTATTACCCACGCAAAAGATGATGTGGCCCAGCGTATGCTGATCGAAGCCCGCACTGAGGGTGAACAAATGATTTATACCGTTGAACGCTTTTTGCAAAAAAACAGCGATTACGTTACGATAGCTGAAATAGGCGATACCACTAAACTGATCCAGGCGCTGAAAGATTCGCTAACCAGCGGTGACAAGGACCTGATCCATAAAAGTATTGACGAATTGAACGAATTTACCCGCCCCTTTGCCGAGCGCCTGATGGACCAGGCCATCAGTACGGCAATGAAGGGAAAGAGTATAGATGAGTGA
- a CDS encoding TolB family protein produces MIRSALKNKCPVQVLLLLLLATATKSSAQQFGGNPPSIKWEQVKTPAAKVIFPKGLDSLAFEVADIIRRMNDAIKPTIGTKQKQVSIVLQNQTTVANAYVGLAPFRSEFYLTPEQNSFEIGSLPWASQLSIHEFRHVQQYNNFNVGFSRFLRILFGEGGQALGNDLAIPNWFFEGDAVFNETLVSEQGRGRLPYFFNGYRALWAAGKDYSWMKLRNGSYRDYIPDWYPMGYMLVAYGREKYGDNFWRKVTQDAAAFTGGVYPLQHAVKKYAGVSYPQFRNDALDHFKKEFGSDGKNTNLPEHFVANEEYPAFVNDSTLIYMKSTYDRLPAFVIKTGNKEKSIRTRDASLDNYFAYHNGKIIYAAYRSDLRWTYRDYSELQLLDVATGKEKRLTKSSKYFAPDFSPDGKTIVAVQVGPSGKSEIHLLSAVGGKRLQIVANSDKLFFTYPKFYGEDKLISAVRNVEGKMSVAEIDIKTGQVKYLVHFTFEPIAFLKVKDNLVYYTQSGWVDDLFCYDLVSGKKYWLPNPENHGAIGYYQPAVAEHKLAWVGFTADGYKITEINRKSVEWFEVKDAINSSVTPDMGIAALHNNAAAHLLDSVKQQPLPVAKYPKTYHLFNFHSIIPTISDPDYSIAIIGENVLNTFQSQISFGYNRDEGYKDIGFDAIYGAWFPFIRMGLDYTIDRKGFFKTGNIYWNEVNIHGGLQFPFNLSRGRQITGLSFGTDVYYSQANFHTADIGSSRYTYLNNYVRFATHIQQARQNIYPRFGQSISLNYKNAITGLTASQFLASGNFFFPGLAINHNLVINAAHQQKGDDNQIDFTNSFPFARGYVAENLYSMNKIGADYHFPIAYPDKGAANTIYFLRLRGDLFYDCSRVSDAFTVGEHHRSFRSAGAAIFFDTQWFNQVPISFGFRYDRLLDPDVFGGSGRNRFEIILPVAVF; encoded by the coding sequence ATGATCCGATCTGCCCTGAAGAATAAATGCCCGGTACAGGTTTTACTGCTACTATTACTCGCAACTGCCACTAAAAGCAGCGCCCAGCAATTCGGGGGTAATCCGCCATCCATCAAATGGGAGCAGGTAAAAACCCCGGCGGCGAAGGTTATTTTCCCAAAAGGACTCGATTCATTAGCGTTTGAAGTTGCTGATATTATCCGGCGCATGAACGATGCTATTAAACCTACTATCGGTACAAAGCAAAAACAGGTGAGCATCGTGTTGCAAAATCAAACCACGGTCGCCAATGCTTATGTGGGCCTGGCGCCCTTCCGCAGCGAATTTTACCTGACACCTGAACAAAATAGTTTCGAAATAGGCAGCTTGCCCTGGGCATCGCAACTATCGATACACGAGTTCCGGCACGTGCAGCAATACAATAATTTTAATGTGGGGTTTTCGCGTTTCCTGCGTATCCTGTTTGGTGAAGGCGGGCAGGCACTGGGTAACGACCTGGCCATACCCAACTGGTTTTTTGAGGGTGATGCTGTTTTTAACGAAACGCTGGTAAGCGAGCAGGGCAGGGGGCGTTTGCCTTACTTTTTTAACGGTTACCGCGCCTTATGGGCGGCCGGGAAAGACTATAGCTGGATGAAGCTGCGCAACGGATCGTACCGGGATTATATACCCGATTGGTACCCCATGGGCTATATGCTGGTAGCCTATGGGCGGGAAAAGTATGGCGATAATTTTTGGCGAAAAGTAACGCAGGATGCCGCAGCTTTTACAGGCGGTGTTTATCCCTTACAGCATGCCGTAAAAAAATATGCAGGCGTAAGCTATCCCCAATTCAGGAACGATGCACTGGATCATTTTAAAAAAGAGTTTGGTTCTGATGGTAAAAACACAAACCTCCCTGAACATTTCGTTGCCAACGAGGAATATCCCGCTTTTGTAAATGACAGTACGCTCATTTACATGAAAAGCACTTATGATCGTCTGCCGGCATTTGTAATCAAAACCGGGAATAAAGAGAAGAGCATACGAACACGGGACGCCTCATTGGATAATTATTTCGCGTATCATAATGGTAAGATCATTTATGCGGCTTATCGGTCCGACCTGCGCTGGACCTACCGCGACTACAGCGAATTGCAACTACTTGATGTGGCCACAGGCAAAGAAAAGCGACTGACCAAAAGCTCGAAGTATTTTGCACCTGATTTTAGTCCTGATGGTAAAACAATTGTCGCGGTACAAGTTGGCCCGTCAGGTAAAAGCGAAATTCACTTGCTAAGTGCTGTTGGCGGTAAACGGTTACAAATTGTCGCTAACTCTGATAAGCTGTTTTTTACCTACCCTAAATTTTACGGCGAAGATAAATTGATATCCGCTGTAAGGAACGTGGAAGGCAAAATGTCCGTGGCCGAGATCGATATTAAAACAGGTCAGGTTAAATACCTGGTGCACTTCACATTTGAACCTATTGCTTTCCTGAAGGTTAAAGATAATTTGGTTTATTATACACAGTCTGGCTGGGTTGACGATCTGTTTTGTTACGACCTTGTTAGCGGGAAAAAATATTGGCTGCCAAACCCGGAAAATCATGGGGCAATTGGGTATTACCAACCTGCAGTTGCCGAACATAAGTTAGCCTGGGTAGGATTTACCGCCGATGGTTACAAGATAACAGAGATAAACAGGAAAAGCGTTGAGTGGTTTGAAGTTAAGGACGCAATAAACTCCTCTGTTACGCCCGATATGGGCATTGCCGCTTTGCATAATAATGCCGCAGCCCATTTGCTAGATTCGGTGAAACAGCAACCACTACCTGTTGCCAAATACCCGAAAACCTATCATTTGTTCAACTTTCACAGCATTATTCCAACCATAAGCGATCCCGACTATTCGATTGCCATCATAGGCGAAAATGTGTTGAACACTTTTCAGTCACAAATATCCTTTGGATATAACCGCGATGAGGGGTACAAGGATATTGGTTTTGATGCCATTTACGGTGCATGGTTCCCTTTTATCCGCATGGGGCTGGATTATACGATCGACCGCAAAGGGTTTTTCAAGACCGGTAACATTTACTGGAACGAGGTGAATATTCACGGCGGCCTTCAATTCCCGTTTAATTTAAGCCGCGGCAGGCAAATCACCGGTTTAAGTTTTGGTACCGACGTTTACTACAGCCAGGCAAATTTTCACACCGCCGATATAGGCTCAAGCCGTTATACGTACCTCAATAACTACGTCAGGTTTGCAACCCACATTCAGCAGGCAAGGCAGAATATATACCCGCGCTTCGGGCAAAGCATATCGCTTAATTACAAAAATGCCATTACAGGCCTTACCGCCAGCCAGTTCCTGGCATCGGGCAACTTTTTTTTCCCGGGGCTTGCCATAAACCATAATCTGGTGATCAATGCTGCACACCAGCAAAAAGGGGATGATAACCAGATCGATTTCACCAACAGTTTCCCGTTTGCCAGGGGATATGTCGCCGAAAACCTGTACAGCATGAATAAGATAGGAGCCGACTATCATTTCCCGATAGCCTATCCTGATAAAGGTGCCGCCAACACCATTTACTTTTTAAGACTGCGCGGCGATTTGTTTTATGATTGCAGCAGGGTATCAGATGCGTTTACCGTCGGCGAGCATCACCGCAGCTTTCGGTCGGCCGGTGCGGCCATATTCTTCGATACGCAATGGTTCAACCAAGTGCCCATATCATTCGGTTTCCGCTACGATCGATTGCTTGATCCTGATGTATTCGGCGGTTCAGGTCGTAACCGTTTCGAGATCATATTGCCGGTAGCGGTGTTTTAA
- a CDS encoding type II toxin-antitoxin system RelE/ParE family toxin → MGLTIFYTPRSKETLLSVYNFIKNEFGVIAAEKFSAKAEKTISLVAEHPFLFKASMIDENVRVGLIAKQTSLFYKITDTSITLLFFWDNRQEPFFTEKN, encoded by the coding sequence ATGGGCCTCACCATTTTCTATACTCCACGATCTAAAGAAACTTTATTATCTGTTTATAACTTTATTAAAAACGAGTTCGGTGTTATTGCGGCGGAAAAATTTTCGGCAAAGGCAGAAAAAACAATTTCACTCGTAGCTGAACATCCATTTTTATTTAAAGCTTCTATGATTGATGAAAACGTGAGAGTTGGTTTGATAGCCAAACAAACATCATTGTTCTATAAAATTACCGATACTTCGATAACTCTTTTGTTTTTCTGGGATAATCGCCAGGAGCCTTTTTTTACTGAAAAGAATTGA
- a CDS encoding DUF2683 family protein, which yields MDALIVYPENKEQLTALKAIMKAMKVTFEQRSEIYPDHVIEGVKESLTQADEGQLIRYAGIKDMLN from the coding sequence ATGGACGCACTGATTGTTTACCCGGAAAATAAAGAGCAGTTAACTGCCCTGAAGGCTATAATGAAAGCCATGAAAGTAACTTTTGAGCAACGAAGCGAAATTTACCCTGATCATGTAATTGAAGGTGTAAAAGAATCGTTAACGCAAGCCGACGAAGGTCAGCTGATTCGATATGCCGGAATTAAGGATATGCTTAATTAA
- a CDS encoding copper homeostasis protein CutC, whose product MNKQTKPVIQLEVCANSVASALAAQEGGAIRVELCENLSEGGTTPSYGQIALARKLLSIKLYVLIRPRGGDFLYSDVEFDIMKADVKHCIETGCDGIVIGILNADGSIDKKRCSQLVGMAKSKGLGVTFHRAIDMCADISQALEDIIELGCERILTSGGKSTAVEGVNTIAHLIEKANGRISIMPGAGVNEKTVADIIHFTGATEIHSSARKATKSQMLFKNDHILMGYGETDEYSYSMTDVERVKNIITEANR is encoded by the coding sequence ATGAACAAACAAACCAAACCTGTCATCCAACTTGAGGTATGCGCTAATTCGGTTGCTTCCGCGTTAGCGGCTCAGGAAGGCGGGGCAATACGGGTTGAATTATGTGAAAATCTTTCTGAAGGAGGTACAACCCCCTCGTACGGCCAGATCGCTTTAGCCCGGAAATTGCTTTCGATCAAACTTTATGTATTGATACGTCCGCGTGGCGGTGATTTTCTCTATTCGGATGTCGAGTTCGACATCATGAAGGCCGATGTAAAACATTGCATTGAAACCGGCTGCGACGGCATCGTTATAGGCATACTCAACGCCGATGGTTCGATAGATAAAAAGCGCTGCAGCCAATTGGTTGGCATGGCAAAAAGCAAAGGGCTTGGCGTAACCTTTCACCGGGCAATTGACATGTGTGCCGATATAAGCCAGGCGCTTGAGGATATTATTGAACTGGGTTGCGAACGTATACTTACCTCGGGCGGAAAAAGTACAGCCGTAGAGGGTGTTAATACTATTGCACACCTGATAGAGAAAGCCAACGGACGAATAAGCATTATGCCCGGGGCCGGGGTAAATGAAAAAACGGTGGCCGATATCATCCATTTTACCGGCGCAACAGAGATTCATTCATCAGCGCGCAAGGCAACCAAAAGCCAGATGCTTTTTAAGAACGACCATATCCTGATGGGTTACGGTGAAACCGATGAATATAGCTATTCCATGACAGATGTGGAGCGCGTGAAAAATATCATAACAGAGGCCAATCGCTAA